A region from the Peromyscus leucopus breed LL Stock chromosome 9, UCI_PerLeu_2.1, whole genome shotgun sequence genome encodes:
- the LOC114707294 gene encoding LOW QUALITY PROTEIN: securin-like (The sequence of the model RefSeq protein was modified relative to this genomic sequence to represent the inferred CDS: inserted 1 base in 1 codon) — MAILVSVDEDNGECGHHLAKDGSRLGSGVKTLDEKQQVLKPQVGRVFSAPSALRNTGRKAXLRTIQKSVKTNTSSNKTTFTVKKVTREIVKVQSSVPEIEKFFLFNLLDQWSSMCGS; from the exons ATGGCTATTCTAGTCTCCGTAGATGAGGATAATGGAGAATGTGGACACCATTTGGCTAAGGATGGGTCGAGGCTGGGATCTGGTGTAAAAACCTTGGATGAGAAACAGCAGGTTTTAAAACCACAAGTTGGCAGAGTGTTCAGTGCTCCATCAGCTTTACGCAACACTGGCAGAAAGG GGTTAAGAACTATACAAAAGTCAGTGAAGACTAATACctcctcaaacaaaacaactttcACTGTGAAAAAGGTCACCAGGGAGATTGTTAAAGTACAAAGTTCTgttccagaaatagaaaaattcttCCTCTTCAATCTTCTAGACCAATGGTCCTCAATGTGTGGGTCGTGA